In Tursiops truncatus isolate mTurTru1 chromosome 19, mTurTru1.mat.Y, whole genome shotgun sequence, a genomic segment contains:
- the LOC101330041 gene encoding uncharacterized protein: MIQAQETLSFKDVAVDFTWEEWQLLAPPQKDLYRDVMLENYSNLLSVGYRVSKPDAMSKLERGEEPWTIEDEIHSQTCPETGNVGNRLQDDWENQRMLKGIEQYQEHNAFGNPVPQSKSHFSFRQNHDMFEFYIKTLKSHLSLVSQGQSYEIKNSTKCNGDGKSFLHGKPEEFHSSVQCPVSAKSISTKSQVIKHQGTHNAEKAHICSECGKAFVKKSQLTDHQRVHTGEKPYGCSMCAKVFSRKSRLNEHQRIHKREKSFICGDCGKVFTMKSRLIEHQRTHTGEKPYICSDCGKAFPGKRNLIVHQRNHTGEKCYICNECGKGFTGKSMLTIHQRTHTGEKPYICSECGKGFTTKHYVIIHQRNHTGEKPYICNECGKGFTMKSRLIEHQRTHTGEKPYVCNECGKGFPRKNNLIVHQRNHTVEKSYVCGECGKGFTVKSMLIIHQRTHTGEKPYICSECGKGFPLKSRLVVHQRTHTGEKPYRCSECGKGFIVNSGLMLHQRTHTGEKPYICNKCGKGFAFKSNLVVHQRTHTGEKPFTCNECGKGFTMKRYLIIHQQIHMGEKSYICSECGKGFVMETELILHQQIHTGEKPYACNECGRGFTVKSRLVIHQRTHTGEKPFVCSECGKAFSSKRNLIVHQRTHNGNKS; this comes from the exons atgatcCAGGCCCAG GAAACCCTGTCATTCAAGGATGTGGCCGTGGACTTCACGTGGGAGGAGTGGCAGCTCCTGGCCCCTCCTCAGAAGGACCTGTACCGGGACGTGATGCTGGAGAACTATAGCAACCTGCTGTCCGTGG GGTATCGGGTCAGCAAACCAGATGCAATGTCCAAGTTGGAACGAGGGGAAGAACCGTGGACAATAGAAGATGAAATCCACAGTCAAACCTGTCCAG AAACTGGCAACGTTGGTAATCGTCTTCAGGATGACTGGGAAAATCAAAGAATGCTGAAAGGTATAGAACAATACCAGGAACATAATGCATTTGGAAATCCTGTTCCTCAAAGCAAAAGTCATTTCTCTTTCAGGCAAAATCATGACATGTTTGAGTTCTATATAAAAACTTTGAAATCACATTTAAGTTTAGTCAGCCAGGGCCAAAGCTATGAAATTAAGAACTCTACTAAATGTAATGGAGATGGGAAATCATTTCTGCATGGTAAGCCTGAAGAATTTCATTCTTCAGTTCAATGCCCTGTAAGTGCAAAATCCATCAGTACTAAGTCCCAAGTCATTAAGCACCAAGGAACTCACAAtgcagagaaagcccacatatgcagtgaatgtgggaaagcctttgtTAAGAAGTCTCAGCTCACTGACCATCAGAGAGTTCATACAGGGGAGAAACCTTATGGATGCAGTATGTGTGCAAAAGTATTCTCCCGAAAGTCCAGGCTCAAtgaacatcagagaattcacaagAGAGAGAAATCCTTTATATGTGGTGATTGTGGAAAAGTCTTCACCATGAAGAGCCGTCTGATCGAACACCAGcgaactcacactggagagaaaccttacatATGCAGTGACTGTGGAAAAGCCTTCCCAGGGAAGCGTAACCTCATTGTACATCAGCGAAATCATACTGGAGAGAAATGCTACATATGTAATGAATGCGGAAAAGGCTTCACTGGGAAGAGCATGCTTACTATACACCAGCGAactcatacaggagagaaaccctacatctgcagtgaatgtgggaaaggcTTTACCACAAAGCACTATGTCATCATACACCAACGAAAccatacaggagagaaaccctacatatgcaatgaatgtgggaaaggTTTCACCATGAAGAGTCGTCTGATTGAACATCAGCGAACTCATACAGGAGAAAAGCCGTATGTGTGCAATGAATGTGGAAAAGGCTTTCCCAGGAAGAATAATCTGATTGTACATCAGAGAAATCATACAGTAGAGAAATCCTACGTATGTGGTGAATGTGGAAAAGGCTTCACCGTGAAGAGCATGCTCATCATACATCAAcgaactcacactggagagaaaccctacatctgcagtgaatgtgggaaaggcTTCCCATTGAAGAGTCGGCTTGTTGTGCATCAGCGAACGCATACGGGTGAGAAACCTTATAGATGCAGCGAATGTGGGAAAGGCTTCATCGTGAATAGCGGACTGATGTTACATCAGcgaactcacactggagagaagccctataTATGCAATAAATGTGGAAAAGGGTTTGCCTTTAAGAGCAATCTTGTGGTACATCAGCgaactcatactggagagaaaccctttaCATGCAATGAGTGTGGAAAAGGCTTCACGATGAAACGCTATCTCATCATACACCAGCAAATTCATATGGGAGAGAAGTCCTATATatgcagtgaatgtggaaaaGGTTTTGTCATGGAAACAGAGCTCATTTTACATCAAcaaattcatactggagagaaaccttatgccTGCAATGAATGTGGCAGAGGCTTCACTGTGAAAAGTCGTCTAGTCATTCATCAGCGAactcatacaggagagaaacctttTGTATGCAgcgaatgtggaaaagccttctcCTCAAAGAGgaatctcattgtacatcagAGAACTCATAATGGAAACAAATCTTAA